In a genomic window of Capsicum annuum cultivar UCD-10X-F1 unplaced genomic scaffold, UCD10Xv1.1 ctg1489, whole genome shotgun sequence:
- the LOC107852404 gene encoding uncharacterized protein LOC107852404: protein MTTEKFVQPVIPCFDYHYDHWSMLIENFLRSKEFWPVVSIGVQETTTGTALSEPQKTELDSLRLKDLKAKNYLFSAREEDTKIKEEEEGVSILMAYTFKEKVFTSLWYLDTGCSNHMYRQKKIFSELDETSQDTVRFRDNSMISAQGKGMVQVSTNNNFSHTIGDVFYVPALKTNLLSVRQLQEKGYDLNIKGGVCKIQDP from the exons ATGACCACTGAAAAATTTGTTCAGCCCGTTATTCCATGTTTCGATTATCATTACGACCATTGGAGTATGTTGATAGAGAACTTTCTTAGGTCCAAAGAGTTTTGGCCAGTTGTGAGTATTGGCGTGCAAGAGACAACCACTGGTACTGCCTTGTCGGAACCTCAGAAGACAGAGTTGGACAGTTTAAGGTTAAAAGATCTCAAAGCGAAGAATTACCTTTTTTCAG CGAGAGAGGaagatacaaaaataaaggaagaagaagaaggggtTTCAATTTTGATGGCATATACTTTCAAAGAGAAAGTTTTCACTAGTTTGTGGTATCTCGATACCGGCTGCAGTAATCACATGTATAGGCAGAAAAAGATATTCTCAGAGTTGGATGAAACTTCTCAAGATACTGTGAGATTTCGAGATAATTCAATGATTTCCGCCCAGGGAAAAGGGATGGTACAAGTTTCAACCAATAACAACTTCAGTCATACCATAGGTGATGTGTTTTATGTCCCTGCATTGAAGACAAATTTATTAAGTGTCCGGCAGCTTCAAGAAAAGGGATATGACCTTAATATCAAGGGTGGAGTTTGTAAGATACAAGATCCTTAG
- the LOC124890264 gene encoding uncharacterized protein LOC124890264, producing MKEGESVLSYCARTMENTNKIHFHGEKMDEVSIVENILRSLTSKYNYVVWLIEESKDIDELSLDELQKKKEEVEVEAEKEKEEEEILEVGILAGISKPILINLKVEVETMTNPSLRSTVSFGDCSAVEVMGKGDIRIKTKNSFVETISDVLYVPDLKANLRSAGQLQEKGYIITMKKGKCEIYDPVRGAIAVVQMSSKRLFPLKIDNIKSCLMVETKDSS from the exons ATGAAAGAAGGAGAATCTGTATTGAGTTACTGTGCTAGAACAATGGAGAACACCAATAAAATACACTTCCACGGTGAGAAGATGGACGAAGTATCCATTGTGGAGAATATTTTGCGCTCTCtgacatcaaaatataattatgtTGTCTGGTTAATTGAAGAGTCAAAAGATATAGATGAACTATCTCTTGATGAATTGCAAA AGAAAAAggaagaggtagaggtagaggcagagaaagagaaggaggaaGAAGAGATCTTGGAGGTAGGGATTTTAGCAGGAATTTCAAAGCCAATATTGATCAATCTGAAGGTAGAGGTCGAGACCATGACAAATCCAAG TTTGCGTTCTACTGTATCATTTGGTGATTGTTCAGCTGTGGAAGTGATGGGAAAAGGTGATATCAGGATTAAAACCAAGAATAGTTTTGTGGAAACAATCTCTGATGTATTGTATGTTCCTGACTTGAAAGCTAATTTACGTAGTGCTGGTCAGTTGCAAGAAAAGGGTTATATCATCACTATGAAGAAAGGTAAGTGTGAAATTTATGATCCCGTGAGAGGAGCTATTGCGGTAGTTCAAATGAGCTCCAAAAGATTATTTCCACTAAAGATTGATAACATTAAATCTTGTTTGATGGTTGAAACAAAAGATTCCTCATGA